From a region of the Maridesulfovibrio ferrireducens genome:
- a CDS encoding threonine aldolase family protein — protein sequence MRAFASDNYAGVHPDIMEAIINANSDDMSSYGNDPISEAAKNLFLEHFGKDAKVFFMGTGTATNTLILKHITTSWNSVICADTAHINVDECGSVEAVAGVKIIHAEAVNGKISVESIKPLLFDEKDVHRSQPAVISITQNTELGTVYTLAETKAICDYAHEKGLLVHMDGARLANAAATLGATFKEMTIDCGVDVLSFGGTKNGCMCAEAAVFINPEIGKDFEFVRKQGMQLVSKMRYIGAQFKALLTDELWLKNARRSNELAALLAQKVQGISEVQITRPVEANAVFAIIPAHCIPQLQEKFPFYVWNEATGEVRWMASWSTTEEDIENFVSALKELI from the coding sequence ATGCGCGCATTTGCAAGTGATAACTACGCGGGAGTTCATCCCGACATAATGGAAGCAATTATCAACGCCAATAGTGATGATATGAGTTCCTACGGTAACGATCCAATTTCAGAAGCAGCGAAAAATCTATTTTTAGAACATTTCGGAAAAGACGCCAAAGTTTTCTTCATGGGAACCGGAACAGCGACCAATACACTAATTCTTAAGCATATAACAACAAGTTGGAACAGTGTAATTTGCGCCGACACGGCACATATCAATGTTGACGAATGCGGATCAGTCGAAGCTGTCGCCGGAGTTAAAATTATTCATGCCGAAGCCGTCAACGGCAAGATCAGTGTAGAATCAATCAAACCCCTCCTGTTTGATGAAAAAGATGTTCACCGAAGCCAGCCTGCTGTTATTTCAATAACTCAGAATACGGAACTGGGAACAGTTTACACACTTGCTGAAACCAAAGCCATTTGCGACTACGCACATGAAAAAGGTCTGCTGGTCCATATGGACGGAGCCAGACTTGCTAACGCAGCCGCAACGCTTGGTGCCACTTTTAAAGAAATGACCATTGATTGCGGAGTTGATGTTCTTTCCTTCGGCGGCACTAAAAACGGGTGCATGTGCGCTGAAGCTGCGGTCTTCATTAATCCTGAAATCGGTAAGGATTTTGAATTTGTCCGTAAGCAGGGCATGCAGCTTGTTTCTAAAATGCGCTATATAGGCGCACAATTTAAAGCTCTGCTGACTGATGAACTGTGGCTTAAAAATGCACGCAGATCCAACGAACTAGCGGCTCTTCTCGCGCAAAAGGTTCAGGGAATCAGTGAAGTACAGATTACCCGTCCAGTGGAAGCCAATGCTGTTTTTGCCATCATTCCTGCGCACTGCATCCCGCAGTTGCAAGAAAAATTTCCTTTCTACGTATGGAATGAAGCCACCGGAGAAGTTCGCTGGATGGCTTCATGGTCAACAACGGAAGAAGATATTGAGAACTTTGTCAGCGCGCTGAAAGAATTGATTTAA
- a CDS encoding metal ABC transporter ATP-binding protein, whose amino-acid sequence MSSEKVISFSNVSFGYGPHDVIDDVSFDILKGDYLAVLGPNGGGKTTLLKLLLGLLKPKKGCVEILGKAPGKHGGQIGYMPQYTSVSESFPITVRDAVLMGKVSPSIKGVFGIRFAGNASADVEKALDRVGMLSLINRRISDLSGGQKQRVFIARAIVDEPQIILLDEPTASVDQAGKNSLYCLLRELNQDMTVIMVSHDISVLGQGVKSVACVNRKVHMHDQPKITRELLSEAYGENERGSCPIELVTHGELPHRVLEFHAESEDKPEGDWHD is encoded by the coding sequence ATGAGCTCCGAAAAAGTTATAAGTTTTTCGAATGTTAGCTTCGGATATGGCCCTCATGACGTCATAGATGACGTGAGTTTTGATATTTTAAAAGGGGATTATCTTGCTGTGCTCGGCCCGAACGGAGGAGGCAAGACAACATTGCTTAAGCTCTTGCTGGGTCTGCTTAAGCCTAAGAAAGGTTGTGTTGAGATTCTTGGAAAGGCGCCCGGGAAGCATGGCGGACAGATAGGATATATGCCTCAGTATACATCTGTTTCGGAAAGTTTTCCGATTACAGTGCGCGATGCGGTTCTTATGGGGAAAGTTTCTCCCAGTATTAAAGGTGTTTTCGGCATAAGGTTTGCCGGAAATGCTTCTGCTGATGTGGAAAAGGCTCTTGATCGTGTGGGAATGCTCTCGCTCATCAATCGGAGAATTTCAGATCTTTCAGGTGGTCAGAAACAGCGTGTGTTTATTGCTCGCGCTATTGTTGATGAACCTCAAATCATCTTACTTGATGAACCGACGGCGAGCGTTGATCAGGCTGGAAAAAACAGTTTGTACTGCCTGCTTCGGGAATTGAATCAGGATATGACGGTAATTATGGTCAGCCATGATATTTCTGTTCTTGGGCAGGGTGTTAAGTCGGTGGCATGTGTTAATAGAAAAGTTCATATGCATGACCAGCCTAAAATAACCCGCGAATTATTAAGTGAAGCTTACGGAGAAAACGAGCGCGGATCATGTCCCATTGAGCTTGTTACGCATGGAGAGCTTCCGCATAGAGTGCTTGAATTTCATGCTGAATCTGAGGATAAGCCGGAAGGAGATTGGCATGATTGA
- a CDS encoding metal ABC transporter permease: MIESLSYEFMQNALIAGVLASIICGIIGALVVVNRVVLLAGGIAHASYGGVGLAFFLGLPMLPVTAAFAVCAALLMALVTMRVKDRADTFIGVMWAGGMALGIILLDITPGYNVDLMSYLFGGILATPNSDLVLMAVLAGIVLSVVFVCYKGFWAMSFDEDFARARGVPVTLLYFLMLALIALSVVMVIRVVGLILVIALLTIPPQIAESRTSSLHTMMVLSILLSMVFCVTGLLLSYEFDVSSGATIIAVSVVGFAISLLLNKIKGRSTV; this comes from the coding sequence ATGATTGAGTCACTTAGTTACGAATTTATGCAGAATGCCTTGATCGCCGGAGTGCTGGCTTCCATCATCTGCGGAATTATCGGGGCGCTTGTTGTGGTTAACAGAGTCGTGCTCCTTGCCGGTGGAATCGCTCATGCTTCATATGGTGGAGTAGGGTTGGCGTTTTTTCTAGGTCTTCCTATGCTTCCGGTCACTGCGGCATTTGCCGTGTGTGCGGCGTTGCTTATGGCGCTTGTGACCATGCGGGTGAAAGATAGAGCAGATACTTTCATAGGAGTTATGTGGGCGGGTGGTATGGCTCTGGGTATTATTTTGCTCGATATTACCCCCGGTTATAATGTTGATTTGATGAGTTATCTTTTCGGGGGGATACTTGCCACTCCAAATTCTGATTTAGTGCTGATGGCAGTACTGGCAGGAATTGTGCTGTCGGTTGTTTTTGTTTGTTATAAAGGGTTCTGGGCTATGTCTTTTGATGAAGATTTTGCCCGTGCCAGAGGTGTGCCTGTTACGTTACTTTATTTTTTGATGCTTGCTCTGATTGCCTTAAGCGTCGTTATGGTAATCCGCGTTGTCGGGCTTATTCTGGTCATTGCGCTTTTGACGATCCCTCCGCAGATAGCGGAGAGCAGAACTTCGTCACTTCATACAATGATGGTTCTTTCAATCTTGCTCAGCATGGTTTTTTGCGTGACTGGATTGTTGTTATCTTATGAATTTGATGTGTCTTCAGGGGCAACAATTATAGCAGTAAGTGTCGTGGGTTTTGCTATTTCTCTTTTACTTAATAAGATCAAAGGTCGTTCGACTGTATAA
- a CDS encoding plasma-membrane proton-efflux P-type ATPase produces MGKHESTQDINKIFKDLNSSSKGLTSPEARTRLDKYGQNALKTESVSPLKKLLSYFWGPIPWMIEAAALLSLIVQDWVDFSIIMVLLIFNAAIGFWEEAKASNALDALKNQMALKARVLRDGIWNEIDATNLVPGDIVRIRLGDVIPADVVLTEGEYLSVDQSALTGESLPVNKKSGNEAFSGSVAKQGEMEAVVTATGAETFFGRTAKLVESAGTASHFQKAVMKVGDFLIFVAIGLAMILVVTELLRGEPLIKLIQFVLILVVASIPVAMPAVLSVTMALGALSLSKKKAIVSKLQAIEEMAGIDILCSDKTGTLTKNQLDLGEPVIFSAPDKDNLIFMAALASKEENGDAIDLAVLKGITDKSIFTGYKQTSFSPFDPIRKRTEGSITTEDSQFKVTKGAPQVVLDLANVTGPDRERADSAINDFAAKGFRSLGVAKSNETGGWDFLGILSLFDPPRDDSKETIAQAVKHGIQVKMVTGDDTAIGRETAGQLGMGTNMHPVSELIGENADPAHLTSTQSEMIEKADGFARVFPEHKYAIVKALQERGHIVAMTGDGVNDAPALKQADAGIAVSGATDAARAAADLILTEPGLSVIIKAVEEARRIFERMMSYTIYRIAMTIDIMAFVVLAMLVFDFYPLTAVMIIMLALLDDIPIMTIAYDNTWLDPKPVRWQMGRVLGISSMLGFLAVIETFGMLWLGRDIFHYPVEQLQTMLFLQLVAGGHLMLFVTRTKKAFWKSPYPAPKLFWAIIGTQLFAAFICGMGWLVPAIPWIHILWVWVYNLVWMVVQDIFKLAAYRMMDNKAEHNQGFIKIANEPIFSRFSHHRK; encoded by the coding sequence ATGGGTAAGCACGAATCTACGCAGGACATTAATAAAATATTCAAAGACTTAAACTCGAGTTCAAAAGGTTTAACCTCTCCCGAAGCTCGTACCCGCCTCGATAAATACGGTCAAAATGCTTTAAAAACGGAAAGCGTCAGCCCGTTAAAAAAGCTTCTAAGCTATTTCTGGGGACCGATTCCATGGATGATTGAAGCGGCGGCCTTGCTCTCATTAATAGTGCAGGACTGGGTAGACTTTTCAATCATAATGGTACTGCTCATTTTCAATGCTGCAATCGGATTCTGGGAAGAAGCCAAAGCATCAAACGCCCTTGATGCTCTGAAAAATCAGATGGCATTGAAAGCAAGAGTTCTACGCGATGGCATATGGAATGAAATTGACGCGACAAACCTTGTTCCCGGTGACATTGTCCGCATCAGATTAGGGGATGTAATTCCGGCAGATGTCGTTTTGACCGAAGGGGAATATCTCAGCGTAGACCAATCCGCACTTACAGGTGAATCATTACCGGTCAACAAGAAATCAGGTAATGAAGCTTTCTCTGGATCGGTCGCCAAGCAAGGAGAAATGGAAGCTGTCGTTACAGCAACAGGCGCAGAAACATTTTTCGGACGCACTGCAAAACTGGTAGAAAGTGCCGGAACAGCCTCTCATTTCCAAAAAGCAGTCATGAAAGTCGGAGATTTTCTGATATTCGTTGCCATAGGTCTGGCAATGATTCTTGTTGTTACCGAGCTTCTACGCGGCGAACCGCTGATCAAACTCATTCAATTCGTACTAATTCTGGTTGTCGCCTCAATTCCGGTAGCAATGCCGGCGGTTCTGTCTGTCACCATGGCACTCGGCGCACTTTCCCTTTCTAAGAAAAAAGCAATCGTATCCAAGTTGCAGGCCATTGAAGAGATGGCCGGAATTGATATTCTATGCTCGGATAAAACCGGAACTCTGACTAAAAATCAGTTGGACCTCGGTGAGCCTGTCATTTTCTCTGCTCCGGATAAAGACAATTTAATATTTATGGCCGCCCTTGCCTCAAAAGAGGAAAACGGCGATGCCATCGACCTTGCGGTTTTAAAAGGTATTACCGATAAATCTATTTTCACAGGATACAAACAAACCTCCTTCTCCCCGTTTGATCCGATACGCAAAAGAACAGAAGGTTCCATCACCACAGAAGACTCTCAGTTCAAAGTGACAAAAGGTGCACCGCAAGTAGTTCTCGACCTCGCAAATGTAACCGGACCAGATCGCGAAAGAGCTGATTCAGCAATTAACGATTTTGCGGCAAAAGGTTTCCGCTCGCTGGGAGTAGCCAAAAGCAATGAGACCGGAGGATGGGATTTTTTAGGTATTTTATCTCTGTTCGATCCACCTCGTGATGATTCAAAAGAAACCATCGCACAGGCTGTAAAACACGGAATTCAAGTCAAAATGGTTACAGGGGATGATACTGCCATCGGCAGAGAAACAGCCGGACAACTCGGAATGGGAACCAATATGCACCCCGTTTCAGAATTGATCGGCGAAAACGCAGACCCCGCGCACCTGACTTCAACTCAGTCCGAAATGATTGAAAAAGCCGACGGATTTGCGCGAGTATTCCCAGAGCATAAATATGCCATAGTAAAAGCATTGCAGGAACGCGGACACATTGTAGCCATGACCGGAGACGGCGTTAATGACGCTCCCGCACTCAAACAGGCAGATGCAGGGATTGCGGTTTCTGGTGCGACCGATGCAGCCAGAGCCGCAGCGGATTTAATTCTCACCGAACCGGGTTTATCGGTCATTATTAAGGCTGTGGAAGAAGCGCGAAGAATTTTCGAGCGCATGATGAGCTACACTATCTACCGCATCGCCATGACTATCGATATTATGGCATTCGTGGTTCTGGCTATGCTGGTCTTTGATTTCTATCCACTCACAGCCGTCATGATCATCATGCTGGCACTGCTCGACGACATTCCGATTATGACCATTGCCTACGACAACACATGGCTTGATCCAAAGCCTGTGCGTTGGCAGATGGGCCGAGTCCTCGGAATTTCAAGCATGCTGGGTTTCCTTGCCGTTATTGAAACATTCGGAATGCTCTGGCTCGGACGGGATATATTTCATTATCCGGTTGAACAGCTCCAAACCATGCTCTTCCTGCAACTGGTTGCAGGCGGACATCTTATGCTGTTCGTAACCCGCACCAAAAAAGCGTTCTGGAAATCTCCATATCCAGCTCCGAAATTATTCTGGGCCATTATCGGAACACAGCTTTTCGCGGCATTCATCTGCGGCATGGGCTGGCTCGTACCCGCCATACCATGGATTCACATTTTATGGGTCTGGGTCTATAATCTAGTATGGATGGTTGTGCAGGACATATTCAAACTGGCGGCTTACCGGATGATGGACAATAAAGCTGAACATAATCAGGGGTTCATCAAAATAGCAAATGAACCTATCTTCAGCAGGTTCTCCCACCATAGAAAATAA